GATCCAGTTATTCAAAGAGAAGAAATAACAAAAGAATATATCAGTCAATGTGACATGATGATACATCTTATGAATGTATCGCAAAGTGCAACACTAAAAGATGTTGAATTTATAATTGATGCCCTACTTTATCAAAATATTTCAAAACTTTTGGTTGTTATTACAAGAGCTGATACAGTTTCAAAAGAGCAGTTAGACGAAGTTATAAAATATACAAAAACTTCAATAGAAAGACAACTAAAAGCACAAAATAAAGATTCTCAACTTGATTATATTCTGAAAACTATCAAGTTTATTCCTATTTCAGGAAGAATGGCATTATTACATAGAACAAGTAGAGAAAAAGAAGCACTTGATGCTGGATTTACTATTGAAGATACTGGTATTTTAGAGATTGAAAAATATTTGATGGAAACATTGTTTGGTACAAATTCACAAAAAGGTGAATTAGTTGTTCAATCTACAAAAAATCAGCTTCAAAAAGTTATAGAAAAACAAATCTCATTTAATAATTATGAATTAACTTTATTATCAAAATCTAAAGAAGAATTAGAAAAAGAGTTAGAAGAGTTTAATAAGAAAAAAATTGTAAACACTAGAATTTTTCAAGCAATGAATGAAGATATAACTTATTATAAAAATGATGCAAAATCTTATGTAACTTCTTTAGAAACTTTTTTAGAAAGTGAACTTATTGATTTGCAAACTGTTATTAGACAAAGGGTAATAAGTGATGTTAGATACTCTTTTGAAAAAACTAAAAAAAGACCTGAAAACTCTAGAATTAAAGTTATAATTGAAACTGCAATAAAAGATGGAATTATTGATGTAATTAGAGATTATAGATACAAATTTATTAAAAAATCTCAAACTATTGGTGAACAGTGTGAACAAAAATATCATGATTTAGGTTTTGCAATTGGACATAAAAATGAAAATTTTGATGCTCGAGGGTTTTTCCAAGAAGATTTTAAATCAGGATTTTTAACTTCTAATAATGAAGTTTTAATTTCGCAAATAATTGATGCTGTTTCAAAATCTAAAGATTCAAGAATTAATGAACTTGATAGAGAAATAGAATCATTAATCTCTACTCAATTTACAGCAATTGAGGATGATTTAAAAGCAAAAGCAAAAAAAGTAAGTATCATGTTAATTGAGTCATTTTTTACAACATTAAATGCTCCATTAAAACAATTTGAGCAAAAACTTAAAAATGATGAAGAGACTTTACAAAATCAATTAAATTCATTTGAAGAAAATGATAAAAATAAAGATGTTATATCTATTGATATTCATAAAAATATTAAAAAGCTTGAGAATATCTCTGCAACTATTAAAGGATTAAATTAATGAGTGCAAATCTAAATATATTAAAAAGTTTTATTAATGAGTTTAAAGAAACTTATACGGTTGTTGAAGCAGTTTACGAAAGTGGTTTAGTTGGAGATATAAAAAAGATTCAAGATAAACTTCTTGATGAAAAGTTTTTTCCATCAACTCAATTAAAAGCGATTTTAAATAAACAAATTAAACGTGCACGTTATCCAATGGAAGTTGCAATTACAGGACAATTTAGTGCTGGAAAATCAACATTTTTAAATGCTTTACTTTCAAGAAATATTTTACCAACGGGGATTACTCCTGTTACATCTAAAGTAAATTTCATAAACTATGGTGAAGAGTATAAACTAAAAATCACTTACTATTCTGGTGCTCAAGAATTTGCACCAATTGAAAGTATTGCAGACTTTACAGATCAAAGAGAACATGAGATGAAAGATATAAAATATCTTACTCTTTATGCTCCAATGGAAATTTTAAAAGATATCTCTTTTGTTGATACTCCAGGACTTAATTCTCAATCACAAAGTGATACAGATACAACGAGAAAAGTTTTAAGAGATGTTGGTGGAATAATTTGGTTAACACTAATAGATAATGCAGGAAAACTATCTGAAGCTGAAGTTTTAGAAGAGTATATGCAACATTTTAAAAATAAATCTTTATGTGTTTTAAATCAAAAGGATAAATTAACCCCTGAACAAGTTGATACAACAACAAAATATGTAAAAGAAAAATTTTCAAAATATTTTGCAAAAGTTGTTCCTATTTCTGCAATGATGGCATTGGAAGGTAGAGCTCAACATAAAGATATTTTACTTGAAGATGAATATACAAAAATTATAAATCAATTCAAAAAAGAGTTATTAGAAAAAAATGTTGATGATTTAGACTTTTTTGAAAAACATTTTAAAGAATATAAAAATAAAATTAATTCTATTAAAAATGTTGATGCTACAACAAATACAGAACTTTTAAAAGAATCAAACATCCAAGATGTTTTAGATTTTATTAACGATACTATAAGGCCACAAGCAGCAGAAGCAAAAGAGTTTGCAATTAAAAAAGATTTAAAAAGTTTTTGTGATATTTTAATAAAAGAGTATGAAACAATTACAAAAGTTTATGATGCTTTAGTTGATATATTAAGAAATTGTCAACCAGCTGTAATAGAACATTTTGATAATATTCAGAAAAAATACTCTAAAGAACTTTTTACTATTTATAACTCTTTAGAAGCAATCATG
The DNA window shown above is from Arcobacter lacus and carries:
- a CDS encoding dynamin family protein, whose product is MSLINDYFLLYHGITFEQNLDTEEIDTILNEDTFTIFALIISATRKNCDKYLPLTSFKTLCQQINVKSPSNISELNHLQHNIVDTILKNKTKNNIATLHSSFEYLKNENIINNEHYNKLLSLFDLKELNVIEDQNHILVEKIDDEHKSSFKDLKHNLENIINELKTDLTNKEILGELENTHNYLNNQKFSIGITGVMNAGKSTMLNALMGREILGSAVVPETANLTIVKHNPTDNAKVYYWNEQEWDRINKSASQLESMKDFVEETNKIFGDNLKNYIRPVSRFDEIDIKDLSSYTSAEASGKKCNLVKYVELGSKLDFLSDGIEIVDTPGLDDPVIQREEITKEYISQCDMMIHLMNVSQSATLKDVEFIIDALLYQNISKLLVVITRADTVSKEQLDEVIKYTKTSIERQLKAQNKDSQLDYILKTIKFIPISGRMALLHRTSREKEALDAGFTIEDTGILEIEKYLMETLFGTNSQKGELVVQSTKNQLQKVIEKQISFNNYELTLLSKSKEELEKELEEFNKKKIVNTRIFQAMNEDITYYKNDAKSYVTSLETFLESELIDLQTVIRQRVISDVRYSFEKTKKRPENSRIKVIIETAIKDGIIDVIRDYRYKFIKKSQTIGEQCEQKYHDLGFAIGHKNENFDARGFFQEDFKSGFLTSNNEVLISQIIDAVSKSKDSRINELDREIESLISTQFTAIEDDLKAKAKKVSIMLIESFFTTLNAPLKQFEQKLKNDEETLQNQLNSFEENDKNKDVISIDIHKNIKKLENISATIKGLN
- a CDS encoding dynamin family protein gives rise to the protein MSANLNILKSFINEFKETYTVVEAVYESGLVGDIKKIQDKLLDEKFFPSTQLKAILNKQIKRARYPMEVAITGQFSAGKSTFLNALLSRNILPTGITPVTSKVNFINYGEEYKLKITYYSGAQEFAPIESIADFTDQREHEMKDIKYLTLYAPMEILKDISFVDTPGLNSQSQSDTDTTRKVLRDVGGIIWLTLIDNAGKLSEAEVLEEYMQHFKNKSLCVLNQKDKLTPEQVDTTTKYVKEKFSKYFAKVVPISAMMALEGRAQHKDILLEDEYTKIINQFKKELLEKNVDDLDFFEKHFKEYKNKINSIKNVDATTNTELLKESNIQDVLDFINDTIRPQAAEAKEFAIKKDLKSFCDILIKEYETITKVYDALVDILRNCQPAVIEHFDNIQKKYSKELFTIYNSLEAIMEKIAHETYKNIKRKKSIRFEESKGLFGEKIEKFEYETFWIDSDAIYKALFYDDQTIDKMFKRSIKLLKNVELNSDEAFRDAYRIIKNDVVKWQEPYELIRKQREIASDIEFSNTRHFAAKVYENVLKSFHRAILENISALRKKFAYFNGALSYSYIQTTQATIAHFEQQISESEELYKKEPSRFSISHPREDEIIAKLKANFGFEKIEDFLTSKRNYLFKIIKYSKEQYLEINDDRINFVLSKKEQYLNKIDDLERIKEEI